The proteins below are encoded in one region of Gemmatimonadota bacterium:
- a CDS encoding DUF4139 domain-containing protein, translating into MNPTTHSRRLPAAALAAALAVGTSPAAGAAYSQAPGAQAPTTHRSTAADRDAVAITVYNQNFGLVREVRTVDMGRGRIQLEFAGVPSAVQTETVRVRPLGGGTFRVLEQNYLYDLLSPQKLLEKYVGRTVTVYRWNRETEREDALAAEVLSVNGGTVLRIGDEITFNAPGRIAFPEVPRDLIAKPTLLWLLEGGAERQRIEATYLTRGLNWKADYVMVVDEDDAGGDLNGWVTLTNGSGATFENAELKLVAGDVQRVGERRFELDGILAQARSEVADATFSEQSFFEYHLYTLGRPTTLKNNEQKQVALLDATGFALRKRLVFYGAAHYYRGSVGEVVSNQKLDVFLEFKNSARNRLGMPLPAGVVRVYKEDGSGAQQFIGEDRIDHTPRDELVRIRMGDAFDVRGDRRQMDYTVISHCVSESTWRIELRNHKDSAEEIRVVEPVGGDWDILSSSHEPERLDAHTFRFHVDVAPRGTEIVEYRVRVRWC; encoded by the coding sequence ATGAACCCGACCACACACTCGCGGCGTCTGCCGGCGGCGGCGCTCGCCGCGGCCCTCGCTGTCGGCACGTCGCCGGCTGCCGGCGCTGCATACTCGCAAGCACCGGGCGCGCAGGCGCCGACCACCCATCGGTCCACGGCCGCCGACCGCGACGCAGTGGCGATCACGGTCTACAACCAGAACTTCGGCCTGGTACGCGAGGTCCGCACAGTGGACATGGGTCGCGGACGGATCCAGCTGGAGTTCGCCGGCGTACCGTCCGCCGTGCAGACGGAGACGGTGCGCGTCCGACCCCTGGGCGGCGGTACCTTCCGGGTGCTCGAGCAGAACTACCTGTACGACCTCCTCAGCCCGCAGAAGCTGCTGGAGAAGTACGTCGGCCGTACGGTCACGGTGTACCGGTGGAACCGCGAGACCGAGCGCGAGGACGCGCTGGCGGCGGAGGTGCTGTCCGTCAACGGTGGCACCGTCCTGCGCATCGGTGACGAGATCACCTTCAACGCGCCCGGGCGCATCGCGTTTCCCGAAGTGCCCCGCGACCTGATCGCGAAACCCACTCTGCTGTGGCTGCTGGAGGGAGGCGCCGAGCGCCAACGGATAGAGGCGACCTACCTGACCCGCGGTCTCAACTGGAAGGCGGACTACGTGATGGTCGTCGACGAGGACGACGCCGGCGGGGACCTGAACGGCTGGGTGACCCTGACCAACGGCAGCGGCGCGACCTTCGAGAACGCGGAGCTCAAGCTGGTGGCCGGCGACGTGCAGCGGGTGGGAGAGCGTCGTTTTGAGCTGGACGGAATCCTGGCGCAAGCGCGCTCCGAGGTGGCCGACGCGACGTTTTCCGAACAGTCCTTCTTCGAGTATCACCTCTACACGCTGGGTCGCCCCACGACGCTCAAGAACAACGAGCAGAAGCAGGTCGCGCTGCTCGACGCCACGGGCTTCGCCCTGCGCAAACGACTGGTCTTCTACGGCGCCGCCCACTACTACCGCGGCTCCGTGGGCGAGGTGGTGTCGAATCAGAAGCTGGACGTCTTCCTGGAGTTCAAGAACTCCGCCCGCAATCGGCTCGGCATGCCGCTCCCGGCCGGCGTGGTCCGCGTCTACAAGGAGGACGGAAGCGGCGCCCAGCAGTTCATCGGCGAGGACCGCATCGACCACACACCGCGCGACGAGCTGGTGCGCATTCGCATGGGCGACGCGTTCGATGTGCGCGGGGACCGACGCCAGATGGACTATACCGTGATCAGCCACTGTGTCTCGGAGAGCACCTGGCGCATCGAGCTCCGCAACCACAAGGACAGCGCCGAGGAGATTCGGGTAGTCGAACCGGTCGGCGGCGATTGGGATATCCTGTCCTCCAGCCACGAGCCGGAGCGGCTGGACGCGCACACGTTCCGTTTCCACGTCGACGTGGCGCCTCGGGGAACCGAGATCGTGGAGTACCGGGTGCGCGTACGCTGGTGCTGA
- a CDS encoding ATP-binding protein, which yields MADRHSSSSSDAPGEFVAVERRRPPGRLADDDRLAALRSSGALDAVVDTRFRRLSSFAASLLDAPIAYVSLVDEESRFFRGARGLAASVRQRGALPISETLCDHVAKAGETLAIEDTSTHPVTLAHPSLMSDEVSAYLGVPIVEHESGEVLGTLCVMDRRSRPWSDAQIAVLEEIAAAAASEIRIRAAASQLEELHREQRFLAEVGGAAASSLDLAELAARVVGLAVDQLADCAALKLAAGGVTTLMAEPSERLDLLRALLDEATPDALHGGASLVIGESGRSARMGEFARELGIHSALVVPVAFAGKTAGALLLGASDPARFYTEVDAHLADEVARLVGLATENARLFASAQAAVRARDDMLSVVSHDLRNPLGVINMAVQLLQGGLGRTSEEDLDKYLGMIRRAADSAVVLVADLLEVARLEAGQYELVRGPLDVTGLIGEVRDAQRPLAGERDVKLTLAVTGDPPQLQADRERLLRVFGNLVGNALKFTPPGGRITLGAAEEDGGVRFFVADTGSGIATEHLDRLFTRFWQADAADERGAGLGLSIVKAIVAAHAGRVWAESNVGEGTTIHFWLPARSQEAGGDAADV from the coding sequence ATGGCCGACCGGCATTCTTCCAGCTCTTCGGACGCCCCTGGCGAATTCGTGGCCGTCGAGCGGCGCCGACCGCCTGGCAGGCTCGCCGACGACGACCGGCTGGCGGCGCTGCGCTCCAGCGGAGCGCTGGACGCCGTCGTCGACACGCGCTTCCGGCGCCTTTCCAGTTTCGCGGCCTCACTCCTCGACGCCCCGATCGCCTACGTGAGCCTGGTCGACGAGGAGAGCAGATTCTTCAGGGGCGCCCGGGGCCTGGCCGCGAGCGTCCGCCAGCGCGGCGCGCTGCCGATCTCCGAGACGCTCTGCGACCACGTGGCCAAGGCTGGCGAGACGCTGGCCATAGAGGACACGTCTACGCACCCGGTGACGCTCGCGCACCCGTCGCTCATGTCGGACGAGGTGAGCGCCTACCTGGGCGTTCCGATCGTGGAGCACGAGAGCGGCGAGGTGCTCGGCACGCTGTGCGTGATGGACCGGCGCAGCCGCCCCTGGAGTGACGCGCAGATTGCCGTACTCGAAGAAATAGCCGCCGCGGCCGCGAGCGAGATTCGTATCAGGGCGGCGGCCTCCCAGCTCGAGGAGTTGCACCGGGAGCAGCGGTTCCTGGCCGAGGTGGGAGGCGCGGCGGCGTCCTCGCTGGATCTGGCGGAACTCGCGGCGCGGGTGGTCGGGCTCGCCGTGGACCAGCTGGCCGACTGCGCCGCCCTCAAGCTCGCGGCCGGGGGCGTGACCACCTTGATGGCGGAACCGTCGGAACGGCTCGACCTGCTGCGCGCGCTGCTCGACGAAGCCACACCCGACGCGCTCCATGGCGGAGCCTCTCTCGTGATCGGCGAGTCGGGTCGAAGCGCCCGCATGGGCGAGTTCGCGCGCGAGCTCGGGATTCACAGCGCCCTGGTGGTCCCGGTGGCGTTCGCCGGAAAAACGGCCGGCGCGCTGTTGCTGGGCGCGTCGGACCCCGCGCGTTTCTACACGGAGGTGGACGCCCACCTCGCCGACGAGGTGGCGCGGCTCGTGGGTCTGGCCACGGAGAACGCGCGGCTCTTCGCGAGCGCGCAGGCAGCCGTCAGGGCACGCGACGACATGTTGTCGGTCGTGTCGCACGACCTGCGCAACCCGCTCGGCGTAATCAACATGGCGGTGCAGCTACTCCAGGGCGGCCTGGGCCGAACCTCCGAGGAGGACCTGGACAAGTACCTGGGCATGATTCGCCGGGCTGCCGACTCGGCCGTGGTGCTCGTGGCCGACCTGCTCGAAGTGGCCCGCCTGGAGGCGGGTCAGTACGAGTTGGTTCGGGGGCCGCTGGACGTCACCGGCCTGATCGGCGAGGTGCGCGACGCCCAGAGGCCGCTGGCCGGGGAGCGGGACGTGAAGCTGACCTTGGCCGTCACCGGCGACCCTCCGCAGCTTCAGGCAGACCGGGAGCGGCTCCTTCGGGTGTTCGGGAATCTGGTCGGAAACGCGCTGAAGTTCACCCCTCCCGGCGGGCGGATCACGCTGGGCGCCGCGGAGGAAGATGGCGGCGTTCGCTTCTTCGTGGCGGATACCGGGAGCGGGATCGCGACCGAACATCTGGACCGGCTCTTCACTCGCTTCTGGCAAGCCGATGCAGCCGATGAGAGGGGCGCCGGCCTGGGCCTGTCCATCGTGAAGGCCATCGTGGCCGCTCACGCCGGCCGCGTGTGGGCCGAGAGCAACGTGGGCGAGGGCACGACAATTCACTTCTGGTTGCCCGCGCGGAGCCAGGAGGCGGGGGGCGACGCCGCGGACGTCTAG
- the ahcY gene encoding adenosylhomocysteinase — protein sequence MSTATAPRSSSLASPNERPPFKVRDLGLAERGRAEIRLAEHEMPGLMALRAELAADRPLAGAKIMGSLHMTVQTAVLIETLRQLGADVRWVTCNIFSTQDHAAAAVVVGPNGSEADPRGVPVYAWKGETLEEYWWATSEALLWPDGTPPNLLLDDGGDATLLVHKGVEFERAGRVPDFDPDNEPEEWGVILDLLRAELARDPERWQRTAEALAGVSEETTTGVHRLYEMERDGILLFPAINVNDAVTKSKFDNIYGCRHSVIDGLNRATDVMLAGKTAVVCGYGEVGKGCAQALKGQGCKVVVTEIDPICALQAAMEGFDVKRVEDVVETADVFITATGNKDVITVDHMARMKDKAIVGNIGHFDNEIDMAGLKKSTERRPIKPQYDEFVFPDGHGVLVLSEGRLLNLGNATGHPSFVMSASFTNQVMAQIELHRNADTYERKVYVLPKDLDERVARLHLDHLDVRLTEMTEAQSEYIGIPKEGPFKPDHYRY from the coding sequence ATGAGCACGGCCACGGCCCCCCGCTCGTCCTCTCTCGCATCCCCCAATGAGCGCCCGCCGTTCAAGGTCCGCGACCTGGGCCTCGCCGAGCGCGGGAGGGCGGAGATCAGGCTCGCCGAGCACGAGATGCCTGGTCTCATGGCCCTGCGGGCGGAGCTGGCGGCGGATCGGCCCCTGGCCGGCGCCAAGATCATGGGGTCGCTGCACATGACGGTGCAGACCGCCGTGCTCATCGAGACGCTCCGACAACTCGGCGCGGACGTGCGCTGGGTCACCTGCAACATCTTCTCGACCCAGGATCACGCCGCGGCGGCGGTAGTCGTGGGGCCGAACGGTTCGGAGGCGGACCCGCGTGGCGTCCCCGTCTACGCGTGGAAGGGAGAAACCCTCGAGGAGTATTGGTGGGCCACTTCCGAGGCGCTTCTCTGGCCCGACGGGACCCCGCCCAACCTGCTGCTGGACGACGGCGGCGACGCGACGCTCCTGGTGCACAAGGGCGTCGAGTTCGAGCGCGCCGGCCGCGTACCCGATTTCGATCCCGACAACGAGCCCGAGGAGTGGGGGGTCATCCTGGACCTCCTGCGCGCCGAGCTGGCGCGCGACCCGGAGCGCTGGCAGCGCACGGCGGAAGCCCTCGCAGGCGTCAGCGAGGAAACCACCACCGGCGTGCACCGCCTCTACGAGATGGAGCGCGACGGGATCCTCTTGTTTCCGGCGATCAACGTCAACGACGCCGTTACCAAATCGAAGTTCGACAACATCTACGGCTGCCGGCACTCGGTAATCGACGGACTGAACCGGGCCACCGACGTCATGCTCGCGGGAAAGACCGCGGTGGTCTGCGGATACGGTGAGGTGGGCAAGGGCTGTGCTCAGGCCCTAAAGGGGCAAGGCTGCAAGGTAGTGGTGACCGAGATCGATCCGATTTGCGCGCTTCAGGCCGCCATGGAGGGCTTCGACGTCAAGCGCGTCGAGGACGTCGTGGAAACCGCCGACGTCTTCATCACGGCCACCGGGAACAAGGACGTGATCACGGTCGATCACATGGCGCGCATGAAGGACAAGGCCATCGTCGGTAACATCGGCCACTTCGACAACGAGATCGACATGGCCGGTCTGAAGAAATCGACCGAGCGCCGCCCGATCAAGCCCCAGTACGACGAGTTCGTCTTCCCCGACGGCCATGGGGTTCTGGTGCTTTCGGAGGGGCGCCTGCTGAACCTGGGCAACGCCACGGGTCACCCCAGCTTCGTCATGTCCGCGAGCTTCACCAATCAGGTGATGGCCCAGATCGAGCTACACCGGAACGCGGATACCTACGAGCGGAAGGTGTACGTGCTGCCCAAGGACCTGGACGAGCGGGTCGCGCGGCTGCACCTGGACCACCTGGACGTGCGCTTGACGGAGATGACCGAGGCGCAGTCGGAGTACATCGGGATTCCGAAGGAAGGGCCGTTCAAGCCGGATCACTACCGGTATTAG
- the rpsU gene encoding 30S ribosomal protein S21, giving the protein MVEVILSENDRLDWALKQFRRKVIRSGLFKELKKRRFYEKPSEARKRKAAAARRRNARARRRARRT; this is encoded by the coding sequence ATGGTAGAAGTCATCCTCAGTGAGAACGATCGCCTCGATTGGGCGCTCAAGCAGTTCCGGCGCAAGGTGATTCGCTCGGGCCTCTTCAAGGAGCTGAAGAAGCGTCGTTTCTACGAGAAGCCCAGCGAGGCGCGCAAGCGCAAGGCGGCCGCGGCTCGCAGGCGTAACGCCAGAGCCCGCCGACGGGCCCGCAGGACCTGA
- a CDS encoding phosphatase domain-containing protein yields the protein MSGVRRALHALLAEAEARIDGFRGAVRRAGGRASELDIHLYGGHGNERRTVLRGRVLEARPLRPAGPDDSALRNLARAIARLDSTEVGGARIRLVSGGASAEVESDDEGYFEATLTTPTGSGLWRRVEASVLAAPAPFRAGARASGQYQVPAPGVAAGIISDLDDTVLRTEATSLLRMARHTFFGNAHTRQAFPGVGALYRGLRGDAESLSRPFFYVSSSPWNLFDLLVRFLELNHIPRGTLLLKDYGLTSDHLIAADHTKHKLAHVLAILDAHPGLRFVLMGDSGQHDADVYAAAVRERPGRVRAVCIRRVARQRDGLDRSLADIAAGGAAAVAGADTLALARGLAEAELISAGVVEAVEREMKRDLDDIGPSS from the coding sequence GTGAGCGGAGTGCGTCGCGCCCTCCACGCCCTGCTCGCGGAGGCCGAAGCCCGCATCGACGGGTTCCGGGGGGCGGTCCGCCGCGCCGGCGGACGAGCGTCCGAGCTGGACATTCACTTGTACGGCGGTCACGGTAACGAGCGGCGGACGGTGCTGAGGGGGCGCGTCCTCGAGGCGCGACCGCTGCGGCCCGCCGGTCCCGACGACTCGGCGCTGCGCAACCTGGCGCGAGCCATCGCTCGTCTGGACAGCACGGAGGTAGGAGGGGCGCGGATCCGGCTCGTCTCCGGCGGCGCAAGCGCGGAGGTGGAGAGCGACGATGAGGGCTACTTCGAAGCCACCCTGACCACGCCCACCGGAAGCGGCCTTTGGCGCCGGGTGGAGGCATCCGTCCTGGCCGCTCCCGCTCCTTTTCGCGCGGGCGCGCGGGCGTCTGGACAGTATCAGGTGCCCGCGCCCGGCGTCGCCGCCGGGATCATCAGCGACCTGGACGACACGGTGCTGCGCACGGAGGCGACGAGCCTTCTGCGCATGGCGCGCCATACCTTTTTCGGCAACGCCCACACGCGCCAGGCGTTCCCCGGAGTCGGCGCCCTCTACCGCGGCCTCCGGGGCGACGCGGAGTCGCTTTCGCGACCGTTCTTCTACGTGTCCAGCAGCCCCTGGAACCTGTTCGATCTGCTCGTCAGATTCCTGGAGCTGAACCACATCCCGCGCGGCACCCTGCTGCTGAAGGACTACGGCCTCACCAGCGACCACCTCATCGCGGCCGATCACACGAAGCACAAGCTCGCCCACGTTCTGGCCATCCTGGACGCCCACCCCGGCCTGCGTTTCGTGCTCATGGGGGACAGCGGGCAGCACGACGCGGACGTGTACGCGGCTGCGGTCCGTGAGCGTCCCGGAAGAGTCCGGGCCGTGTGCATCCGCCGTGTCGCACGCCAGCGTGACGGGCTGGATCGAAGCCTGGCCGACATCGCGGCCGGCGGCGCGGCGGCGGTCGCGGGCGCCGATACACTGGCTCTGGCGCGCGGCCTCGCCGAGGCCGAGCTGATCTCCGCGGGCGTTGTGGAGGCGGTTGAGCGCGAGATGAAACGCGATCTGGACGACATCGGTCCTTCAAGTTAG
- a CDS encoding prepilin-type N-terminal cleavage/methylation domain-containing protein: MLGRRGFTLIELLIVVVILGILAALAIPKFTGTRARAQITAMMADLRNLSIAQDIHHEDPDNAFTYAANVADLADFGTSDGISVAVLEASTTGWSGRATHPGLPDHECVVYYGDAAPISTTAGIAPSADGVIACDQF, encoded by the coding sequence GTGCTCGGACGCAGGGGCTTCACGCTCATAGAGCTACTCATCGTCGTCGTGATCCTGGGAATCCTGGCGGCGCTGGCCATTCCCAAGTTCACCGGGACCCGGGCGCGGGCGCAGATCACCGCCATGATGGCGGATCTGCGCAACCTATCCATCGCCCAGGATATCCACCACGAGGATCCGGACAACGCGTTCACGTACGCGGCGAACGTCGCGGATCTGGCCGACTTCGGCACGTCCGACGGCATCTCCGTCGCTGTCCTCGAGGCGTCCACCACGGGGTGGAGCGGGCGCGCTACCCACCCCGGCCTTCCGGACCACGAGTGCGTGGTCTACTACGGCGACGCGGCCCCCATCTCGACCACCGCCGGAATCGCGCCCTCCGCCGACGGGGTGATCGCCTGCGACCAGTTCTGA
- a CDS encoding ATP-binding protein, whose amino-acid sequence MINPYALLRWVFLARIGVAAGIFLAILIVWQNAAPADTLVATLLFLMAAAVTGAGVWHALVRAAPLGRNFLYGQVLFDVFMVAGIVHITGGPDSSFAPLFILVIATGSVLLPIPGGILIGALASLLYFTDILWWYTAAPPAGALLQIALFAVMALATGFLGDRLRRTGRTLSMVQSELRQLRLETDEIMGEVDTGVFTLDGHGRLAYANPAAEAMLDIRAAEWLNEPVIDLLDARVDGLGGALRRSTKRGAPVRWFEARSRRGTWLGVRTTTVERDGEPWITAVLQDISDGKRAEELHVRAERLGAVAALSASMAHEIKNPLASIRSAVEQLTGDGLAAADRGTLRTLVLDESDRLSRLLSQFIEYSRVEVRERVEVEMGRLCAEAIELSRSHPASESVEHELRGSDQPLPVLGDVDLLHRAVFNLILNAFQYAGSGGRVRIAARRAESAEIPPGFELEEAVRVTVEDSGPGISHDELHRVFDPFYTRREGGSGLGLAVVYRAVEAHDGMILVGRSELGGAEFSVFLPTTDGSEA is encoded by the coding sequence TTGATCAATCCGTACGCGCTCTTGCGCTGGGTCTTCCTGGCTCGAATCGGGGTGGCGGCTGGAATCTTCCTGGCGATCCTGATCGTCTGGCAGAACGCCGCCCCCGCGGATACGCTGGTCGCGACGCTGCTCTTTCTCATGGCCGCCGCGGTCACCGGCGCCGGCGTCTGGCACGCCCTGGTTCGTGCCGCTCCGCTGGGCAGGAACTTTCTCTACGGGCAGGTGCTCTTCGACGTCTTCATGGTCGCCGGCATCGTGCACATCACCGGCGGTCCGGACAGCAGCTTCGCGCCCCTGTTCATCCTGGTGATCGCCACCGGTTCGGTGCTGCTGCCCATCCCGGGCGGCATCCTGATCGGAGCGCTGGCGAGCTTGTTGTATTTCACCGACATCCTGTGGTGGTACACGGCCGCCCCGCCGGCGGGAGCGTTGCTCCAAATAGCGCTCTTCGCGGTGATGGCCCTGGCGACGGGCTTTCTCGGAGACCGACTGCGGCGGACAGGACGCACGCTGTCGATGGTCCAGTCGGAGCTGCGCCAGTTGCGACTGGAGACCGATGAGATCATGGGCGAGGTCGACACCGGCGTGTTCACGCTGGACGGGCACGGACGACTCGCATACGCCAACCCCGCCGCCGAAGCCATGCTGGACATCAGGGCGGCGGAATGGCTGAACGAGCCGGTCATCGATCTGCTCGACGCTCGCGTCGACGGGCTCGGCGGTGCCCTGCGTCGCTCGACCAAGCGGGGCGCTCCGGTGCGCTGGTTCGAGGCGCGGTCCCGGCGAGGCACCTGGCTCGGCGTGCGCACGACTACTGTGGAGCGGGATGGCGAGCCCTGGATCACCGCCGTGCTGCAGGACATCAGCGACGGCAAGCGGGCCGAAGAGCTTCACGTGCGCGCGGAGCGCCTGGGCGCGGTCGCGGCGCTGTCGGCGTCGATGGCCCACGAGATCAAGAATCCGCTGGCGTCCATCCGAAGCGCGGTGGAACAGCTGACGGGCGACGGCCTCGCGGCCGCCGACCGCGGGACCTTGCGAACCCTCGTCCTGGACGAGTCCGATCGGCTGAGTCGCCTGCTTTCGCAGTTCATCGAATACAGTCGCGTCGAGGTCCGCGAGCGCGTGGAGGTGGAAATGGGGCGCCTGTGCGCAGAGGCGATCGAGTTGAGTCGCAGCCACCCCGCGTCCGAATCGGTCGAGCACGAACTGCGCGGCTCCGACCAGCCGCTGCCGGTGCTCGGCGACGTCGACCTCCTGCACCGCGCCGTATTCAACCTGATCCTGAACGCTTTCCAGTACGCCGGATCCGGCGGGCGCGTCCGCATCGCCGCGCGGCGCGCCGAGTCCGCCGAGATACCGCCGGGCTTCGAGTTGGAAGAGGCGGTGCGTGTCACCGTCGAGGACTCCGGGCCCGGCATCTCGCACGACGAGCTGCACAGGGTGTTCGACCCCTTCTACACGAGGCGTGAGGGTGGTTCGGGACTGGGCCTGGCCGTCGTGTATCGCGCGGTGGAAGCGCACGACGGGATGATTCTGGTGGGACGAAGCGAACTGGGTGGGGCGGAGTTCTCCGTCTTCCTGCCGACTACGGACGGGAGCGAAGCGTGA
- a CDS encoding sigma-54 dependent transcriptional regulator → MKPKILVVDDESSILNTLQILLKGEGFEVHTASTAGAALELLDDLTPDLVLSDIRMPGKSGLELLDDVRNRDAEMPVVLMTAQASLQSAVQAVNQGAFYYLQKPFSNDELVALCRRAVETRELKRENTALKKEIRRRDGRAAERPVGKNRTFAEVLKLSETVAPTDSTVLITGESGTGKEIIARYVHALSDRAEGPFVSVNCAALPENLLESELFGHVKGSFTGAVRDKDGLLVAAKGGTFFLDEIGEMSPQLQVKLLRALQEREVVPVGATAPLDIDVRIIAATNRDLEQEIRSGGFRSDLYYRLNVISMHLPSLRDRRDDIPLLVEHFLKEMGEGAETAPARVTERGLDLLAAYDWPGNVRELENALERAFVLTRGDAIDAGALPDRIQTPPAAPIVSEKPAANPTLETIEKAYILWVLQAEDGNKAKAAEVLGIDPSTLYRKLNRYGMDS, encoded by the coding sequence GTGAAGCCGAAGATTCTGGTCGTCGACGACGAATCGTCGATCCTGAACACGCTGCAGATACTGCTCAAGGGAGAGGGCTTCGAGGTGCATACCGCGTCGACCGCCGGCGCCGCCCTGGAGCTGCTGGATGACCTGACTCCGGACCTCGTGCTCAGCGACATACGCATGCCGGGCAAGTCGGGGCTCGAACTGCTGGACGACGTTCGGAACCGCGACGCTGAGATGCCGGTGGTCCTGATGACCGCCCAGGCGTCCCTGCAATCGGCCGTCCAAGCGGTCAACCAGGGGGCCTTCTACTACCTGCAAAAGCCGTTCAGCAACGACGAGCTGGTGGCGCTCTGCAGGCGCGCCGTCGAGACCCGGGAGCTGAAGCGCGAGAACACCGCCCTCAAGAAGGAAATCCGGCGTCGCGACGGCAGGGCGGCCGAGCGTCCCGTGGGCAAGAACCGGACGTTCGCCGAGGTGTTGAAGCTCTCCGAAACGGTGGCGCCCACCGACTCGACCGTGTTGATCACCGGGGAGAGCGGAACGGGGAAGGAAATCATCGCTCGGTACGTGCACGCTCTGTCGGATCGCGCCGAGGGGCCCTTCGTGTCCGTGAACTGCGCGGCGCTGCCGGAGAATCTCCTGGAGTCGGAGCTCTTCGGGCACGTGAAGGGGTCTTTCACCGGGGCGGTGCGGGACAAGGACGGACTGCTGGTTGCAGCCAAAGGGGGCACCTTCTTCCTGGACGAGATCGGTGAGATGTCGCCGCAGCTTCAGGTGAAGCTCCTGCGCGCGCTCCAGGAACGTGAGGTGGTACCCGTGGGCGCGACGGCGCCGCTGGACATCGACGTCCGCATCATCGCCGCCACGAACCGCGATCTGGAGCAGGAAATCCGCTCGGGCGGGTTCCGCAGCGACCTCTACTACCGTCTGAACGTGATCTCCATGCACCTCCCGTCCCTGCGCGATCGACGCGACGATATCCCGTTGCTCGTGGAGCACTTCCTGAAGGAGATGGGCGAGGGGGCCGAAACGGCGCCCGCCCGCGTGACCGAGCGCGGTCTGGATTTGCTGGCGGCCTACGACTGGCCGGGCAACGTGCGAGAACTGGAAAACGCCCTGGAGCGCGCCTTCGTCCTGACCAGGGGCGATGCGATCGATGCCGGCGCGCTGCCCGATCGTATCCAGACGCCCCCGGCGGCACCTATTGTCTCCGAGAAGCCGGCTGCCAACCCGACCCTGGAAACGATAGAAAAGGCCTATATCCTCTGGGTGCTGCAGGCCGAAGACGGCAACAAGGCCAAGGCCGCGGAAGTGCTCGGTATCGATCCCTCGACGCTCTATCGGAAGCTCAATCGCTACGGCATGGACAGCTGA
- a CDS encoding prepilin-type N-terminal cleavage/methylation domain-containing protein, with protein sequence MSLTDRKGFTLIELLIVVVIIGILAAIAIPKFSATREKAYVASMKADLRNLATAEDLFYASDNDADGTPDYTYTALTADLDDFALSEGVVIAINGADQQGWNATSTHGALGTGEGCVVYYGSGPNGDASGVMTPVDGTAPAGSGSIVCDNV encoded by the coding sequence ATGTCGCTCACGGACCGGAAGGGCTTCACCCTGATCGAGCTGCTCATCGTAGTCGTGATCATCGGCATCCTGGCCGCGATCGCGATTCCGAAGTTCAGCGCGACTCGCGAGAAGGCGTATGTGGCCAGCATGAAGGCCGACCTGCGCAACCTCGCCACCGCCGAGGACCTGTTCTATGCGTCTGACAACGACGCCGACGGGACCCCGGATTACACCTACACCGCTCTGACCGCTGACCTGGACGACTTCGCTTTGAGCGAGGGCGTGGTCATCGCGATCAACGGCGCCGACCAGCAGGGCTGGAACGCGACATCGACGCACGGCGCGCTGGGCACCGGCGAAGGCTGCGTGGTCTACTACGGTTCGGGTCCCAATGGCGACGCCTCTGGCGTGATGACTCCGGTGGACGGCACTGCGCCGGCCGGCTCGGGCTCGATCGTCTGCGACAACGTCTAA
- a CDS encoding prepilin-type N-terminal cleavage/methylation domain-containing protein — MMAFSGEESASCPAPTGYSLIELLTVIVVLAVLAAIAIPRLWGAGEEALRSTVRHDLRNLAVQQEIHFNEANQYAADLATLEVIPSDGVTLAILEATGSGWSSTARHPRLAPSGCAVFFGDAAAVPPATVAGQPACD; from the coding sequence ATGATGGCTTTCTCCGGCGAGGAGTCAGCCTCGTGCCCGGCCCCGACCGGGTACTCGCTGATCGAGCTGCTCACCGTGATCGTCGTGTTGGCCGTGCTGGCCGCGATCGCGATTCCGCGGCTGTGGGGAGCGGGCGAAGAGGCGCTGCGATCCACGGTCCGGCACGACCTGCGCAATCTCGCCGTCCAGCAGGAGATACATTTCAACGAAGCGAACCAGTACGCGGCCGACCTCGCGACGTTGGAAGTGATCCCCAGCGACGGCGTGACCCTCGCGATCCTGGAGGCCACGGGAAGCGGCTGGTCATCGACGGCCAGGCACCCTCGGTTGGCGCCGTCGGGGTGCGCGGTCTTCTTCGGCGACGCCGCGGCGGTGCCGCCCGCGACCGTGGCCGGACAGCCGGCTTGCGACTGA